The DNA window GTTTTGGTAACGTAGGTTCGAGTTCTGTATGTTGAATGCCGCTTTTAAGTTGCTGTAAGTGCTGCAAAAGTGATAAGGGACTGAGTTTGTGGTTGTAGTTGGTTCCGGCCTGAGAGGAAAGAGTTCGGTTGATGCGTTTGGGTTATGTTTTCAACGAGTCGAGGTAGGGGCTTTTTAtacaaactaatttattttaaattagaaattattataaatagaaatgCTGTGCGAAACGTATTTCTGATTTTGTCTTGAATGAATATGGTTGCCTGTTTGATTGAAATAATGTCTGCTTTTGATAAATTGGAGATTTCTGGATTGGTTGATTTGAAATGGTTTGTGATAATCTAAAAGttgagtttttgttttattggaaATTGATTTGGTCTTGAACCTGTTGGAAAGAGTTGAGGattggtttggttgggacccggacagggtggcaaagtccaagttttagaggagatgctgccaaaatttctataaaatctgaAACTTTATTTCATACGGTATTTTAAAAAGAGAATGGGTTATGCCTTGAACTGTATTACCGATAAATGAATTAGTTTTGAACCCctttattaagaaaattattatattttgaatgtaaACTATTTTAGAAGAGAACCATGTTCTAAAGTCgatttaaagatgaaaataatcaagtttggaatttgatcaaataaacaaattttGAAGGAGTTTTAATGGAGTTCGATTAACTAATTTCACTTTACAACATTTTACGAAAAGGTTGAAGTATTTTCTGAAACTTTGATTTAGTGACACTGAAACACTTTTCGAGCCTTTGGAAACAGATTTGAGAATGAAACTAAAAATTGGTGTTTGGtttaaatgatttggttttggttaagttagtGGTTTTGAAATTGGTTCGGAATATTTGGATACATGACttagtttttagtttaaattctacttttaattattcatatcaagaagtTCAGGTTTCGGAGGttttcaagaaatttaagaAATGAGTTAGGTTATTTTCTCCTGAAGTCTTGAGACTCCACCGAGAAATTTTATGACCAAATCTTGATTTAGAAATGAATGATTTTGAGTCTttcaaagagattttgaatttggcatggttttgtaattttttggaaGTGTTGGAAACATGTGGAAAGTGACTCCGTTTTGAAAAGTGATTCTCGGTAAGATGTGAATTGAATACGtttgttatttaaaagaaaatgggccagaatgaatttgaaataagttATTGAGCCTGATTGATTATGGATGTTCTCAAGATTGATGAGTTATGGTTTGGTAGGCATAAGGGCCGGGTTCGTCCTGCTTATGCTGAGATGAGATTGTTGATAAGTCGCTGGCACCTGGCAAGGACAGTGGTTTAATCCCGCTTGTCGAGGGTGCAGCGCCCGCGCAAGGACGGTGGTTTGATCCCGCTTGCGTGTTCCTAggcaaggatggtggtttaaTCCCGCTTGTCTATGGGACCTACAGGTAAGGACGGTGGTTGGATCCCGCTTATCCGAATCGGGTCTGGTAACGTAACCGACGCGTGAGCTCATAGCCAGTAGGagaggcatgcatcatatgcatttatgtgacattgttttggtgtgcatattgtaattagtttgcctatgtgaatacTTATGTTAACTGCTAACTGCTATAATTGTTGTAATTGCTATTGATTATGTTTGAACTACATTAATTGTGATTGTGTTTGATTGGTTGGTTTGTGATGAATTGGTTgatgattgagttgtttgagcTGGGGGATGTGTTGGATTGGATGGACTTGAGGCCGtgcagcatagacttaatgaacctatgtttGGAACAGGATAATCATTTATACCGCGTAGGTAACTACTTTCATGGTTGCGGTCtagaaaagtataaaaaatcaaagtcttacagcatagacttaattgaACCTATGTTTGGGATAtgttggtcattcatactgtCTAGGAAAAACTTTTCAGATTttacaagaaaggaaaaaggttttgttttaaaatatttgagaaatttATCAAGTCTTCAAAAAGGGATTTTCTGGATTTCGAATGTGTCCCAAAGTTTTTGGGAAGACTCATaagacactacaagaaaatggagcatttgtaacaaaaaatttgtatcaaatttaaaattgttacagaTTATGGTTTTTTGGTaacaataattagttattattacaaaataagaatattttgtaacaacaagaaaatttgttacaaaatattttaatattttgtaacaacgtgatttcttttgttacaaattatgttggCTTTCGTATCGAACTGTTGTTTTGTtgcaaaatattataatattttataacaaaagattatattgttgcaaaaattcaaaatattttgtaacaaaatatctatttgtttcaaaaggtctaaatattttgtaacaaaaaattaatttgtcacaaaatacaatatttttataacaagttattaatttgtcacaaaattcaaagatttttttgcaactaataaaaaattttattttaacatattaaatgtaagactttgaatttttgaaaattaacataatgagttatttatgatttattatatttatttaagattttatattcaaaaatttattttactaaaaatatttaagtccaattaatatgaataaaaaaaattaacttgaatatctctaattttatcttaattaattttatttaaaaataatgtataaattaataataaaataatattttaaaaataattaaactaaccctaaccctaattcccaATATAATTTTACCTAAATTTCTAAATCATTTTTAAACAAACAAATCCTAACCCCTTTAACCTAACCTTAATCGCCTTGCAACCTCTCCCCACACCTCAACACTACTCTCACCTTTCCCTTTCAGCAGcacaacacacacacacactctgaAACAGAAAGAAAGGAGAAATGAAAATAAGGAAAGGGATGAGAGCAGAGGGGGATCCGAGAGAGGAAGAAAGCGTCGGGGGAGGAGCTGTCCACACCACCATCACGCGTCACCGCCGCCAAGCCTCGTCGCCGTCGCCACTGGGGCCGCCGAGCCTCGTCATCGCCACTGGGGCCACCGAGCCGTCACCGTCACTATTGGGTCGTCATCGTTGTCAGTTCCACCGAGAGGAGAGTTCGCGCGAGAGGGAGGTGACGTCGAGAGAGAGAGCTGCGCGAGGAATGGGAGTTCTGTCCAACCGTCGCCGCTACTGTCACGAGTTGGGGGTTGTGCCGCCAAAGCTCCGTCGCCATCCATGGAGTCGCAGGTGTGCATCGCCATCGAGAGGAAGAGCACCACGCTGAGAGAGAACCAACTAGAGAGAGGTAGAGGCGTCGCGTCTGCTGCGAGCCTGCCATCGTCACCCTCATCGCCACTTGTCACCGCCGCTGTGAGCCTCTTCTCCTGCCATTCAAGGAGCTGTGCTCCGTCGCTGTTTTGCCACCATTGGAGCCGCCATCTCCTTGGTAAGCTTTAGCCCTGTTTTGGTTTTTTCTCATTGTCAGTCAAAATCCTGGTTACTATAAGAGTTGTTGCTGAGATTGTTTGTGCCAGGGATTGTTTATCGTGAGTTGCTCCATCGTACGCCACCGTCGGAGCCATCATTCCGTTGCTGCCCCTTGCTCTGAGCCGTTCCATTGTTGCAGCAAGTGTTGTTATTGTGGTTGCTCGATTTAGTCGCACCTCTTTAGTATGGTAAGCTATTCCTTGATTCAGTTTTGAACTTTAGTATGGTAAGCTATTTGATGGATTGCTGCTGGTTGTTGACTTGTTTATTTCATTGTTGCTGCCTTGCTGGTTGTTCTGTTGAATTACTGAAACTgcttctattttgttttgttttgttttgttctgtTGAATTACTGAAACTACTTCTGCTTGTGCTGCTCCTCTCCTCCTCTGCTCCTCTGCTCCTCTGGTCCCTGGACCTCTGCCTCTACTGGTTTAGTTCATTTCGGCCGTTCTTCCTCCCTGGTAGTTCTCGACGTTGTCGTTCCCTAGTTGTTGTGCGTCGCTTGGTTGCTGGTTTCTGGTTTATGGTTCATCTCAGCTGTTCTTCCTCTACAGCtgttcttttttcttgttttaattcgTCTTATGTTTTTCCTATAGCAGCTTTTTCATAGTGTTAGAAATAGTTAGAGCATGGCATCCATTATTGGAAGCAAACAAAGAATTGGTGGAAGTGCACCCAGCTTAAGAAAAATCTGTGCCTCACTTACCCATGCAAAAAGGAGCCAACGCCAAGTAAGGTTTTCCCTGTCTTTTTGTGAGcctgtgttttattttttcccACTGTTGGTGAACTGATCATTGGAGACCTGATTTAATTAGCTATCTTTATATGCTTGACAGTTGAGTAGTTGCTTCCTCATATATATGAAAGATGATAGTATAGAGGGAATATATGATACTTTGAAGGAGTGTGCTGTCATTAGCAAATCAACAGGGGGAATTGGTGTTTCTGTTCACAATATCTGTGCCACTGGCAGCTACATACATGGAAATATTGCAGTACTTATGTTTTATTGGGTAATATTGCAGTACTTATGTTTTATTGGGTAAACTTTCAGTTTTTACATTGTTGACGAGGAAATCTTAGGTTCATTTTAATTGTTCATTGCTTAGtcatggtgattcttttaattattgaatgccaatgatattttttcttataaatgaTAATGAGTAATGGTTTGGGGTTTGGTTTGAAGCTTGAAACTTAATTGAACTGATTGTATTTGCCCACCTATCTGCAGTGGCTGAAGATGATGCTTCCTTGGTCAAGAAAATTGGCCAGATTTTCCAGTATTCTAAAATAGAGGTATATTCCTCTTCTTATATTCATGAATAGTCAGTTTTGTTTCTTGTTAACATACATGCATCATCTATGTATGGAAGACTAAACATAGATTGAATCCATTTTCTTATCAAGGCAAGAAGGGAGGAACAAATCCAAGCTGCTCATGACGAAGCCATGTTTGGTGCTTCAACATTTCCACCTCCTACCAGTACTGACAGTGAGCCTGAAAGGGAGAATAAGAAAGAAGTTGATAAAAAAGATGTTGTTACAAGCCTCTTAAGTGAAACGGTAAGTTTTAGTTTGACTTGATTGATTTTCTGTTGAATTAATGGATAAACTACTATGCCCCTGCTGCTTGCAAGTGTAATGGTTATTGACTTTAATGAATAGAATGCTGCCTAAATCCATTACCTTTGTTCATTTTACTGTTTTGGGTGCTGTATGATGGGCCATTGATTGCTGTTCTGCTAAGTGCTGCTCTGCTTCTTGCTGGTTATATTGGTTTTAATTGTTTCCTCATGTTTTTTTGCTGGAATTGGCTTATTTACTTCCTTCCTATGAATTcattatgattttttgtgtttttaactGTCAAAGAATTCATATGGAATTTGAATTGATTGATTGAAATTGTGAAATAAGCAAATTTACTGCTGAAATGCTGCCGGAATTTATTTTAAGCTATTTTCAATATTCATCTTtgattcaattaattgattaagTTGGTATTTAATTACTTTTGGTTTTCAACTGTTGCTAAGCTCAATTGATTGATTATCCGGATAAGTGCTTCACTGTTTCGGTTGTTGGAAGCTCGAAGCTTCGGGTTTTATTATTCACTATTTGGTTGTTGTCCTATTTGGTTGCTCAATTAAACTGCATTGTGTTGTTTGAAAGGGTGCAAGTTGTGAATTGGTTGTGTTTGTTAGAACCGTGGACGGTGGAaatatccaagttttaggggaggttctGCCTAATTTTTTCTAAATAGTTTGGATAAAACTTAGTGGAAAAATTATAGATAGTGTTATATATTGTTTCTAACTTTTTGGTTTCGGTTTTTCTTATTTACAGGAGTGCTGAAATGGTGACCATATGCTACCTTGAGGGCTCAAGAATGTTTTGATGCATAGAGACACTAAtctatgttagaacttttatgttttggttgaactaatcaatgtactcactagctaatgttattttgtttcaagacaattttagctaaaaggatcttgtttgacttatgtatgtttttgtatattatatacatgtaaacttgcttattaaaatcgttaatatattagttaatttaaaaaataatttagtaaattatgcatgtaatttgtaataaaaaaaattgttacaaaataatttatttgctTTCGtatctgaagaaaaaaaatgttaccaaatcatgttacattttgtaacaaatttttttgataggaaaaaaattgattgcACAAAAAATACCTtcaagatcaaaatttgttaccacTTTTGTAACGGCTTCTGAttttttgtatcagaaaaaattgttacaaaatatggtattgaattgtaacagttccatttttcattacaaaaactttttgtaacgggACTTACTGCAATGGaccattttttgttacaaaaaaattgTGTCAAAATATCGACgttttgtaacaatattttttggTACAAATAtgcctttttcttgtagtgagacGAGCAATGATCACTGTACTCAAATGATAATTGTATTTTACGTATCTTGTTATAGCAATTTTTGTAATCCTATAGTGAGAACAAGCGAGGACGACGTTTTCACTCTCCTATAGGTTATCCCTTTTCAGAATATGGACGACGAAACTTTAGAAgagttatgtttattttctgtttattcggTATTCTTGTATTATCTtagctatttttttttctcgcctttatctttattaagcttgtaagagggatagaaaATTATGAAATGTAAGTTTGTAATCTagtgttttatatatatatatatcttaaggtattgtatttggtttgtatgtatatgtatatttatGTCTTCgacgaaaaaatatttttgacagGTTACGcggttttaagttttaaacaagctcctattttagtattaaatatatttagagTTGTCGTAATGCCCAAGCTATCAGAGTGGCACAGGCGGAAGTGTGACAATcgatagtgagggtgttacattaaTCATATCTTTAAAAGAGTCGCTAACCAACACAAACCTGATTTAACTATACTTGTAGAGCCTAGATGCATTGGAGAACAAGTCATTACAGTTATTAGAAGTTTGGGGTTTACCAATAATGAGTCCatatttaatgataattttttgcttgaattggatggatttcatcacatcaactcacacttattcacaaaaatagcatacttttgtaatttctctctaatttgaacctaaatgtgaaaacatgcgtttttatatttaaattgatcattttaattccacttttattccattagATACTGTGATATTTttggttaagtgatttcaggtccaATAGGTAAGAATGGCTAGGCAAAAgtgaaaggaagcatgcaaaaggggAGAACacataaagaaaataaaggagaagcacacactgaagtgtgcatacgcacaacctcctgtgcgtacgcacaagtcccGGCGCGTGACTTTATTAATAAAGTACATGGCTCGTGATTTTTGGGGCTTCGTGGCTAGGCTTGACCTGTCATGTAGTTAATTGGTTTGAGTCTAGTTTGCAATTTgctatagattttttttaaagtactaAGCTTGACCTGTTATTctttaaagtatttaaaatatacaaaagtatttataattaaatataataaatttaaaatatctcataattttgttaataataaaatattatttatatataaaattatgtgTTAACAAGTTCAGGCACAGGAGGCGGAGCTACATTATAGGAAAGGGGGCAATGGccctctctaattttatttttttacatataaattatatgtaaatttcagtttagtccccattaaaattttattttagtcttattttattgtgtagatattttttgtcccttttaatattttatctagtTCTGCTCCTATCCAGGCATGTCTGACAGGTCAATAAGACTAATTAGTGAGTATGGACCTGCTCTATTAACATATTAAGACCTTTATAAGAGTCTAAATTTGTgcctattttataacaggccaGATCAAGCTATAGACTCCTGACAAGTCACTTGACCTATTTTCACCCTTACTTATGGGTAGAATCTATGTcccaaaaattagaaagaaaaaaaaaatcaaagaatggAGGCCTTGACGAGAATGCaattcaaacacttttactATCATAATCGATTTAAGGTTCAACTTGTAACAATAATTatgttatttaataaaaaaattatacgactgatttaaaaaacatatattttaatttatagaagtgaaaaatagaattgaaattagtatatttatagatattgaaaattttaaattaaaaaagtaaaaaaatttgtaaagagACTAATTTAATGTACGACATTCAATTTCAGcgactaaaatgagtcacttaatacaaaattaaagacCAATTTGGTGCATATACAATTATGACATAGTAGATACTATGTGGATGAATAATGTTATAACACGTGGTACAACACATAATCAAATAATATTACAACACGTGGCACATGTGTCCATATCAGTATGACATATGTCATTAATTGACCCGTCATTATATCATTATACATGACCAAACTATGAAGTGACGTGGTACTAATAATCCACTTCATCAAGTCACATTAGCACACTGTTAATGAAAAATGGATCAAAAATTAATATGGTGTATTTTTGCCAATTTTAAAGATATCTATATGATACACTTTtatcaatatcaaaaatataattaatataattaaaattttaaaattaattttaatgcatgATACTAATCTTTGAAATTACTTTACTGGCTTAGCTCTCCAAACCTTTGTCTTTGGTCCTTATAGCCCATGTGGTCGATCACGacataaaaatttttggattccAAAAGTACTATGACATCTAAATTCAAACTAAATATGGTTACcagatgattttttaaaaacaaaatatggaCATCTAATaacatttaaatatttatttatataatattatacatttaaatatttttatgaactaagtttaatcaaattaaataaaagttagaataatattagttataattaatttttattatattagaccaatttaattagacttaattataaaaaaaatttaaatgcgtaatattattcttaatattttttaaaacatttgtAAAAACACAGTTATATATGCAAGTATCTATGCCACCAACCAACCGTTTAATCTAAAAATGAATAATAGGTATAAGTTTTTATATATTCAATCACCAAAATAGCTGGAATACATTCCTCTCACCTAATTCTACTAAGTGCCAATGAAGTTTATTAGTGAAAGACTTGCTCTTCTTTCACTATGCTCACTCTTAGCCACCTCTCTGGATAAAGAGTGACCACATAGTCAATGGAGGTTTATTCTTTTACTCTAACAGTTATTGTTTTACTTTTGGTGttcaattttttatcattttaattttgcaAACTATTTGTTATGGACTTATGGTTGTTTAAAGCTTTACTCTCACAAACTTCTCCTTAACCCGAATTGATGTACGTACAAATTGTAGTATACATAACCAAATTAAAATAGGAAGAAAACAATATTTAAATAGttgtatataataaatatgttaaaagTCATAATTATCTTGCAAATCTTGAAAggaaacaaaataacaataaacaaATCACAGCCATGTTCCATGGTTAAAAGATTGTTTGTGATCATCTTCCAATGTTAACAACGCACGAGTTCTAACCATAGGAATACGAACAGGCTGCATTACATAATCGTCCCTTGCATCACTGATACTTCTACAAGAAAGAGTGAATTTGATTCTCCTTGCGCTAAAATTGAATCCAAcacctcttttatttttgtcgAGTAACTTGCCATTTTTCTCACCTTTGGTACACTCCTTGTAAGCAACAAGAAAAGGGTCATCCTGCCGCTTAAAGCCCTTCCCCGACGTGCTTCTACGAGGAAGAGGAGGTGGTTGTGACAACGGATAAGGAGGCAGAGGAATCTTCTTCTTTGAGTAGTCCACGTGGCTAGGAAATGGTGGTGGTAAGGAGGAAGGTGATATTTTCTGTAGAGAGCACTCATTATTGTTGGGGGTCTTACAAACTCCGGGTTTGTCCTCCCAAGAAAAGGGTATGCTTCCCTGCGAAAGAGCTTTTTTGTGACTCATATTAACATGATCAATAAGACAAAATGTGGCTAGTAGCTATGACCATGGGGTTTTTAAAGGTACGTTCATGTAATTAGTATTCGCTAACGACTTAAGATATCTAAATGGCAAGCAAATAGAACGTGAAGGGGAAGCTGCCTGCTAGTTTCTTTGAACTAAAGGAAGAAGATCATGATGAGCGTGAAGGAAAatctatataaataaattttttttggattcgCTAGAGTTTAATGTTCCACAAGTGTTGTAGAAAATATTGGTGTTAAGAGAGACAAATTCTACTTTAGTTTTgattaaattactaaaatagtattctaaaatttagacaaaaataatatttaaaaataagaacgataaataagtttttaaattatttaaaaatataacaaaaataattatattttataaataacaaaataatttttgttatttaacaaataatttatatattttattcaaatttttatgagaatatttaaataattatatttagaagatatacaaaaaatagaacaaattttgatctttaaacttttatttatttaaaaaatttggtcatcataatgatttattttaaaatttaattaacataaaattatcaaattttaaagatgaaaataatttttttaataatatctgtaaaaaattatatcaaaatattatttttaaatcttgttataaaatatatatttaatattcaattattttttattttttaaatattttaaaaatattttttcgttCACATTTTTAAAGTTATTTGTCAGCAATGTAAATTTACagtacttattttaataatttacccTTAATCTTTATATAATTTACAAGTTGCAATAGCAATTCAAAGAGTTGGATTGTCGGTAGGTATAGCGGTTGATGCATTCAATAACTGATGATAGTGTTATCAATAATATGGTTCCAGCATATATATGCACCATAGCTTGTCCTCTCGTGTCGTTTGAAAAGATCAAATAAATGGTAGTAACATGCTATAATTatgtttgaagataataaagCATCATCTTTTCCTCCCTTATCCCTTATTGGGTCACTTTCTTAGAATATATATGTCTTTCTCAAGTAAGTTTTTCAGTAACAATTCATCATTATATCATTACAATATGGAGTGTTAAGGACcaataaattttatagtttataataattaattaattattattaatatttttaatagagtaaaattatatttaaaagtataaaattatttattttttttgttaattaagttAAGTACtgaccaaattttaataaaattgttagCCCTTAGACTTTTTCTTATTacaatttcttttttcaaaatgtgaAAGATCAACAAGTTGATATACTTATTAGTTAccaaataaaaagattatttaacAATAACTTAGTGCTCCTTTTGTTCAGGCTTTTGATCGcagatatatgtatatagtgaTATTTTTTACACTTAATTTAGTAGTTAAAATATGATAGTGGAGATCGAAAATGCATCtagttaaaataaatgaaaacaagccatgattaattaattattgtaaattgtttatttaaaaatttgtataccAATTTAATGCACAAACATATAGCATTATTAGCCTATATATCTTTTGGTTTAATTCTCTTGCATGCATATATATGATTTCAATTTTAGCCATGTGACTTTAGTATGAATAGGTCGAGTTTTAAATATGATTCATGATAAAATATACGTTATTATTACTTCAACAGATCCGAAGTAGTGCTTGTCGCTATTGGTAGGAAATTATACAATCATGAAACTTTTGAAATGAAATTTCTGATCATTGAAATCAAAATGGCCAGTCATTTAGTTCCAAGACTGATTTTCGAACACATTGCAAACAACGAAAAGGATTGTTATGTAGTTTTCAAGCATCGCCCATATTACAAGTATGAACTGGGAATCCTTTTTGAGTGGGGGAATGAGAATAACTTACTACCTAATaagaaaatgataaaagaaTTGAATGGGAAAGCACACGGTAATTTGGAGTCAAGTGCAAGAAATGTTTATTGGTATAagaaatacaccaaaaaaaaaaggaaaatagcTGTTAGTGATTAGTCAAAGAACAGTGTAATAATCCTTTAGGATAGGGTGGTACGAACATgaagaaaggaagaggaataTGCTTGCTAATATTAAAGTGTTTTTCCCACCCAACACAAAGCTTATACATAAGGCTGTGTATTATACTGCGCTAATGACTATTAGTTTCAACGGCTATACATATAGAAAATATCTTCTAGTGGTAATTCAATTAATTCCTGTCTAACCCTCTATCATCCTAGATTTTATCTCTAGCCGTAAAATAATGGGCGATAAAACACCACGATAATTCTAAAactcatataataataatatataattaaaaaatatcatacacTAAAAATCTAATGAAAGAATAAGAGT is part of the Arachis duranensis cultivar V14167 chromosome 1, aradu.V14167.gnm2.J7QH, whole genome shotgun sequence genome and encodes:
- the LOC110279449 gene encoding uncharacterized protein LOC110279449, giving the protein MSHKKALSQGSIPFSWEDKPGVCKTPNNNECSLQKISPSSLPPPFPSHVDYSKKKIPLPPYPLSQPPPLPRRSTSGKGFKRQDDPFLVAYKECTKGEKNGKLLDKNKRGVGFNFSARRIKFTLSCRSISDARDDYVMQPVRIPMVRTRALLTLEDDHKQSFNHGTWL